A region from the Pelobates fuscus isolate aPelFus1 chromosome 1, aPelFus1.pri, whole genome shotgun sequence genome encodes:
- the LOC134601696 gene encoding E3 ubiquitin/ISG15 ligase TRIM25-like, whose translation MASADLRDELTCSVCLNIYTEPVTLPCGHSFCRVCIAGVLDTQLSCPECRQSFRIRPKLKINLRLSNISKHFSSSEPPNNQRKIEFPCTYCDYPEPAAKTCLLCEASLCDKHLKNHSQSAEHILTEPTSSLRNRKCSVHKKVLEYYCTEDAACICVSCCLIGEHKGHQVKSLNEAFEEKKIQMRESLEKLTAERVETKTNFQILWKMKVEVQENVTNVTSQVKALITDIRGRLDNLEHQVLSEISRQEDKVSHQISDLIRQLETKKDILSKEISEIEENLCNMTDPLTVLQQQVLGRAGIREVEDNINNMDREREDKKVHAVEDLDLGLSMATLHSGITDIATVLKEWHMSYSSRLLNVNMAPGTLLDIKTACNEVAISGNMKMASTSGIPQGYWETPERFQVCLQVLSTTGVSCGRYYYEMEISNSGSWRLGLAYPSIERKGDQAVIGYNDKSWVLEYWNSQFSAVHNHNKSWLSRSSYVVRFGMYLDYEAGRLSFYELCNPVRELHTFTATFTEPLYVELSVYGSNNWIRIIN comes from the coding sequence ATGGCGTCTGCTGATCTGAGAGACGAGCTGACCTGCTCCGTCTGTCTGAACATTTATACAGAACCTGTAACCCTGCCATGTGGACACAGCTTCTGCCGGGTCTGCATTGCGGGTGTGTTGGACACACAGTTGTCTTGTCCGGAATGTAGACAAAGCTTTCGGATACGACCAAAGCTTAAAATAAATTTGAGGCTGAGTAACATATCTAAGCATTTCTCATCTTCTGAGCCACCGAACAACCAGAGAAAGATTGAGTTCCCCTGTACCTACTGTGACTATCCAGAACCTGCAGCTAAAACATGTCTGCTGTGTGAAGCTTCTCTGTGTGATAAACACCTCAAGAATCACAGTCAGTCAGCAGAACACATCTTAACTGAACCCACATCATCCCTGAGGAACAGAAAATGTTCCGTCCACAAGAAGGTCCTGGAGTACTACTGCACAGAGGATgctgcctgtatctgtgtgtcctgcTGCCTGATAGGAGAACACAAGGGGCATCAGGTAAAATCACTAAATGAGGCCTTTGAGGAGAAGAAAATCCAAATGAGGGAGAGTCTAGAAAAACTTACAGCAGAACGAGTGGAAACTAAGACAAACTTCCAGATCTTGTGGAAGATGAAGGTAGAAGTTCAGGAAAACGTAACTAATGTGACAAGCCAAGTCAAAGCGCTGATTACAGACATCAGAGGACGTCTAGACAACCTAGAACATCAAGTCCTGAGTGAGATCTCCAGGCAGGAAGATAAGGTTTCCCACCAGATCTCAGATCTAATCCGACAGCTGGAAACCAAGAAGGACATTCTTTCCAAAGAAATAAGTGAGATTGAGGAGAATCTATGTAACATGACCGACCCATTGACTGTCTTACAGCAACAGGTATTGGGCAGAGCAGGTATACGTGAGGTGGaagataatattaataatatggacagagagagagaagacaAAAAGGTCCATGCTGTGGAAGATCTGGACCTGGGTCTGAGCATGGCAACCTTACACTCTGGCATAACTGATATTGCAACTGTTTTAAAGGAATGGCATATGTCATATTCAAGCAGATTACtaaatgtaaacatggctccaggCACATTATTGGACATAAAAACGGCTTGTAATGAAGTAGCCATATCAGGTAACATGAAAATGGCTTCCACATCAGGCATACCTCAGGGATACTGGGAAACACCAGAAAGATTCCAGGTTTGTCTTCAGGTTTTAAGCACCACTGGAGTTTCCTGTGGCCGATATTACTACGAGATGGAGATCAGTAATTCAGGGTCCTGGAGGCTAGGGTTGGCCTATCCCAGTATAGAGAGAAAAGGGGACCAGGCAGTTATTGGATACAATGACAAGTCCTGGGTTTTAGAGTATTGGAATAGTCAGTTTTCGGCGGTACATAACCATAATAAATCCTGGTTAAGTCGCTCGTCTTATGTAGTGAGATTTGGGATGTACCTGGATTATGAAGCTGGGCGATTGTCATTTTATGAGCTGTGTAATCCAGTTAGAGAATTACACACCTTCACAGCCACCTTCACTGAGCCACTTTATGTTGAATTATCTGTGTATGGTAGTAATAACTGGATTAGAataattaattaa